The proteins below come from a single Vibrio diazotrophicus genomic window:
- a CDS encoding 4Fe-4S dicluster domain-containing protein, translated as MSFVISNKCVGCHACMVVCPNQAVYPDAELANQFHIHPKRCDECSAHYDNPQCASICPVEEAILDRSRNPLNPIGSLMPAIVASQLSQQQSIADS; from the coding sequence ATGAGCTTTGTCATCAGCAATAAATGTGTCGGTTGCCATGCATGTATGGTGGTGTGTCCAAATCAAGCCGTCTACCCAGATGCGGAGCTCGCCAATCAGTTCCATATCCATCCTAAACGCTGTGATGAATGCTCTGCGCATTACGACAATCCCCAATGCGCAAGCATCTGCCCTGTGGAGGAAGCGATTCTTGATAGATCTAGAAATCCGCTGAATCCGATAGGCAGCTTGATGCCTGCTATCGTTGCAAGTCAACTGTCACAGCAGCAAAGTATCGCTGATAGCTAA
- a CDS encoding DinB family protein, giving the protein MQLAKAFQYKQWANAELLALGEQQFDKLPQDDAIFFVRILNHTTVVDSLFISRILGEPEKYSADNTVETPTIAELRQTMEQNDSWLVNFAQSLTPEELERSVVFKFVDGDLGTLTVEEILLHLLTHGSNHRGMASRTLAANGLERPKDTFTRYLHQAEPSRRQSEFQF; this is encoded by the coding sequence ATGCAGCTAGCAAAAGCATTTCAATACAAACAATGGGCAAACGCTGAGTTACTAGCGTTAGGTGAGCAGCAGTTTGACAAACTACCGCAAGATGACGCGATTTTCTTTGTCCGAATTCTCAACCATACCACTGTGGTCGATAGCCTTTTTATCAGTCGGATTCTGGGGGAGCCAGAGAAATACAGTGCTGATAATACCGTTGAAACACCTACGATCGCAGAACTTCGTCAGACAATGGAGCAGAATGATTCATGGCTAGTGAATTTCGCTCAGTCGCTGACGCCTGAAGAGCTTGAGAGAAGTGTCGTATTTAAATTTGTTGATGGTGACTTAGGAACACTGACGGTGGAAGAAATTCTTTTGCACTTGCTAACACACGGCAGTAATCACAGAGGTATGGCTTCCAGAACATTGGCAGCGAACGGTCTTGAGCGTCCGAAAGATACCTTCACTCGTTACCTGCATCAGGCCGAACCTTCACGCAGACAAAGCGAGTTTCAGTTCTAA
- a CDS encoding AAA family ATPase has translation MKSLGKLFFFCGKMGAGKSTYSKVVAAENSAVLVSEDEWLSAHYPNQIQTFDDYIQFSTSIKPFIKSHIQSILKAGTNVVMDFPANTARQRQWLSSMCSELGCEHELVYLDLSDSQCLSQIAKRRIEQPERAQFDTEAVFHHVTQYFEPPTSDENLNIVRVERS, from the coding sequence ATGAAGTCATTAGGAAAACTGTTCTTTTTCTGCGGAAAAATGGGTGCAGGTAAATCAACCTATTCCAAAGTTGTCGCTGCTGAAAACAGTGCGGTACTTGTCTCCGAGGACGAATGGTTATCTGCTCATTATCCTAATCAAATTCAAACCTTTGATGACTACATTCAGTTTTCCACGTCAATTAAACCCTTCATTAAGAGCCATATTCAAAGCATTTTGAAAGCAGGGACGAACGTGGTGATGGATTTTCCAGCCAACACAGCCCGACAACGACAATGGTTGAGTTCTATGTGCTCAGAATTAGGATGTGAGCATGAACTGGTTTACTTGGATCTCTCTGACAGTCAGTGTTTGTCTCAAATAGCAAAGCGACGAATAGAGCAACCAGAGAGAGCACAGTTCGATACAGAGGCGGTATTTCATCATGTGACTCAGTATTTCGAACCCCCAACCAGCGATGAGAATTTGAATATCGTGCGAGTGGAAAGAAGCTAA
- a CDS encoding arylsulfatase, with amino-acid sequence MKTKIKPIVAITSLLISSASYAAPAHTIDRTVLPIQQTAEFNGKIGKTYDQSKSDYPQPIKAPEGAPNVVVIMLDDLGFGQAGRFGGLIPTPNIDKLAARGVTYNNFHTTGISSPTRAALLTGRNHHQVGFGTITELSTGFPAYSTIWPKSVASIAEVLKDNGYSTSAYGKWHNTPDWETSPAGPFEQWPTGLGFQHFYGFHGGETSQWEPQLFNDTTPVELTKKPSDGYQLNEDLVDNAIHWIDQQKSINPDKPYFTYFAPGAVHAPLHAPKEWIAKFKGKFDMGWDKYREEVFARQKKMGIIPKDTKLTPRPKEIESWDSLSADQKRLYARHMEVFAGFLAYTDYEVGRLIDKIESMPDADNTMIMYIVGDNGASAEGTPTGTTNNVMTQNGVPDTVESQLKYIDELGNEKHENHYPVGWAWAGSTPFQWMKRVPSHFGGTRNGLIVSWPAKIKNTGAIQSQFHHVVDITPTILEAAKIPAPKSVNGVEQKPMAGTSMVYSFNNPQEKSHRTVQYFETGGHRAIYKDGWIAASFHGVPWQLSGSVGFKNSTRELYNVAEDFSEANDLAKQMPNKLKQMIKEFDHQAEINEVYPLDDRFAERVSNSERPSLTKGKTKFSYTASANRIPEGSAPDVYQRDHRIDAYVNVAKGQKADGVLLAMGGSSAGLSFYTDNGKLVYGYNFFGKGYYTIESSSSIPTGDVKLSAVYKQEPFRFLKDFNGGTVELYINDKKVGEGKVEKVVPARFSATETLDIGVDLGAPVMPVYTEKAPFKFSGTIKKVDMEIAPTQPIIQ; translated from the coding sequence ATGAAAACAAAAATAAAGCCGATAGTGGCGATAACGAGTTTGTTGATTTCATCAGCAAGCTACGCTGCGCCTGCACATACTATCGATAGAACCGTCTTACCTATTCAGCAAACCGCGGAGTTTAACGGCAAGATAGGCAAAACGTACGATCAATCTAAGTCTGATTATCCTCAACCGATCAAAGCTCCGGAAGGTGCGCCGAACGTAGTGGTCATCATGTTGGATGATTTAGGTTTTGGACAAGCCGGACGCTTTGGTGGCTTAATTCCAACACCTAACATCGACAAATTAGCTGCACGCGGTGTGACCTATAATAACTTCCACACAACGGGGATCAGTTCTCCAACTCGTGCCGCGTTGCTGACGGGACGTAACCATCACCAAGTCGGTTTCGGAACCATCACTGAGCTTTCAACAGGTTTCCCTGCATACAGCACAATTTGGCCTAAGTCAGTAGCCAGCATTGCAGAAGTTTTAAAAGACAATGGCTATAGCACCAGTGCATACGGTAAGTGGCACAACACGCCTGACTGGGAAACTTCACCCGCAGGTCCATTTGAGCAGTGGCCAACGGGGTTGGGATTCCAGCACTTCTATGGTTTCCATGGCGGTGAGACCAGTCAGTGGGAGCCGCAACTATTTAACGATACAACGCCAGTTGAACTAACAAAGAAACCGTCTGATGGCTATCAGTTGAATGAAGATTTAGTCGATAACGCTATTCACTGGATTGACCAACAGAAATCGATCAACCCAGACAAACCTTATTTCACCTATTTCGCTCCGGGTGCAGTTCATGCTCCGTTACACGCGCCTAAAGAGTGGATAGCGAAGTTCAAAGGCAAGTTTGATATGGGCTGGGATAAATACCGTGAAGAGGTATTTGCTCGTCAGAAAAAAATGGGAATCATCCCTAAAGACACTAAGCTGACACCACGACCAAAAGAGATCGAGTCATGGGATAGCTTGAGTGCAGATCAGAAACGACTTTATGCTCGCCATATGGAAGTGTTCGCAGGCTTCCTTGCATACACTGATTATGAAGTTGGTCGCTTGATCGACAAAATCGAAAGTATGCCAGATGCTGATAACACCATGATTATGTACATTGTGGGCGACAACGGTGCGAGTGCCGAAGGTACGCCAACGGGTACAACTAACAACGTAATGACACAAAATGGTGTGCCAGATACTGTCGAATCTCAGCTTAAATATATTGACGAGTTGGGTAACGAGAAGCATGAAAACCACTACCCTGTGGGTTGGGCATGGGCTGGTTCAACACCTTTCCAATGGATGAAACGCGTACCTTCTCATTTCGGTGGTACACGTAACGGTTTAATCGTTTCTTGGCCTGCAAAAATCAAGAACACTGGCGCGATTCAAAGTCAGTTCCACCATGTGGTGGACATCACGCCAACAATTCTTGAAGCTGCAAAAATCCCAGCGCCGAAATCAGTAAATGGTGTAGAGCAAAAACCAATGGCTGGTACCAGCATGGTTTATTCGTTCAACAATCCACAAGAGAAGTCACATCGTACGGTTCAGTATTTTGAAACTGGTGGCCACCGCGCTATCTATAAAGATGGTTGGATTGCTGCATCATTCCACGGTGTGCCTTGGCAGCTAAGTGGTTCGGTCGGATTTAAAAACTCGACCAGGGAGCTTTACAATGTCGCGGAAGATTTCTCTGAGGCGAATGACCTAGCGAAACAGATGCCTAACAAGTTGAAACAGATGATCAAAGAGTTCGACCATCAAGCTGAGATCAATGAAGTGTATCCTTTGGATGACCGATTTGCAGAACGTGTGTCTAACTCTGAACGCCCTTCTTTGACTAAGGGTAAAACAAAGTTCAGCTATACAGCGAGTGCAAATCGTATTCCTGAAGGTTCTGCTCCGGATGTATACCAACGCGATCACCGCATTGATGCCTACGTAAATGTAGCAAAAGGTCAGAAAGCGGATGGTGTATTACTGGCTATGGGCGGAAGCTCTGCGGGTCTGTCATTCTATACTGACAATGGCAAGCTAGTGTACGGCTATAACTTCTTTGGTAAAGGTTACTACACCATCGAGTCTAGCTCTTCGATTCCTACTGGCGATGTAAAACTTTCTGCAGTTTACAAACAAGAGCCGTTCCGCTTCCTGAAAGACTTCAATGGTGGCACAGTCGAACTGTACATCAATGATAAGAAAGTGGGTGAAGGCAAAGTAGAAAAAGTGGTTCCAGCTCGTTTTTCTGCTACTGAAACACTGGATATCGGTGTTGATTTAGGTGCTCCTGTTATGCCTGTTTACACTGAAAAAGCACCGTTCAAGTTTAGCGGTACTATCAAGAAAGTGGATATGGAAATTGCTCCTACGCAGCCCATAATCCAATAA
- the nifB gene encoding nitrogenase cofactor biosynthesis protein NifB translates to MESHSRAVGPQHSTQDKVHHFFTKQVQEKIQQHPCYSKEAHQYARMHLPVAPACNIQCNYCNRKYDCSNESRPGVVSRVMDSSSALRQFNAIKKRAPNLTVAGIAGPGDALANPKATFATLRLLKQAQPDVQLCISTNGLALADHVEQLAEVGVHHLTITINTVDPEVGEKIYPWIYFNHQRLRGKEAAQTLIERQLLGLEMAALAGMLVKVNTVLIPGINDQHVAEVSEEVKKRGALLHNIMPLISDPSHGTYFGLSGQRGPTEEEVALAREQCGGHMPQMTHCQQCRADAVGMLGNGESPCSSASQSNENVQASTSKHSTKNTFRVAIASDGSGSEHIQLHFGHATRFEIYLFSEESQQFLYQETRHVELYCNGKDDCDDGGDIDKQALIQSIADSQMVLSARMGITPWRELEKLGVQPNVDFAFQSVAASLDSIAKDLIANQSKEVDYELCHQQ, encoded by the coding sequence ATGGAAAGTCATTCTCGCGCTGTCGGGCCGCAACATTCAACCCAAGATAAGGTGCACCATTTCTTCACCAAACAGGTACAAGAAAAAATTCAGCAGCACCCTTGTTACTCCAAAGAAGCGCACCAGTATGCTCGGATGCATCTGCCTGTCGCGCCTGCCTGCAATATTCAATGTAACTACTGCAACCGCAAATACGACTGTAGCAACGAGTCCCGTCCCGGAGTCGTTTCAAGAGTGATGGACAGCAGTAGTGCGCTACGACAATTCAACGCAATTAAAAAGCGTGCGCCAAATTTAACCGTGGCGGGAATTGCGGGGCCGGGTGATGCATTAGCCAACCCCAAAGCGACCTTCGCTACGCTTCGTTTATTGAAACAAGCTCAGCCTGATGTTCAGTTGTGTATTTCAACCAATGGTTTGGCATTGGCCGATCATGTTGAGCAACTGGCAGAAGTGGGCGTTCACCATCTCACTATCACCATAAACACCGTCGACCCTGAAGTGGGTGAGAAAATCTACCCTTGGATCTATTTCAATCATCAACGCTTACGCGGCAAAGAAGCAGCGCAAACCTTAATCGAAAGGCAGCTGCTTGGTCTTGAGATGGCTGCTCTAGCGGGCATGTTAGTGAAAGTGAATACGGTACTGATACCCGGTATCAATGACCAACATGTGGCGGAGGTCTCTGAAGAAGTCAAAAAACGTGGCGCGCTGCTGCACAACATCATGCCTTTGATTTCAGACCCAAGTCACGGCACCTATTTTGGTCTGAGTGGTCAACGGGGGCCAACCGAAGAAGAAGTCGCACTTGCCCGAGAGCAATGCGGCGGGCACATGCCACAAATGACTCACTGCCAACAGTGCCGAGCGGATGCCGTCGGCATGTTAGGCAACGGTGAATCACCATGCTCTAGCGCTTCACAATCGAATGAGAACGTTCAGGCGAGTACAAGCAAACATTCAACCAAGAATACATTCCGTGTCGCAATTGCCAGTGATGGTAGCGGCAGTGAGCACATTCAACTTCATTTTGGTCATGCGACACGTTTTGAAATTTACCTGTTCAGTGAGGAATCACAGCAGTTTCTCTATCAGGAAACGCGTCATGTTGAGTTGTACTGTAATGGCAAAGATGACTGCGATGATGGTGGTGATATCGATAAACAAGCTCTGATTCAGTCCATCGCTGACAGCCAAATGGTACTGAGTGCCAGAATGGGGATCACTCCATGGCGAGAGTTAGAAAAACTCGGCGTTCAACCCAATGTCGATTTTGCTTTTCAGTCTGTCGCAGCAAGCCTGGACAGTATTGCGAAAGATCTTATCGCGAACCAAAGCAAGGAGGTGGACTATGAGCTTTGTCATCAGCAATAA
- a CDS encoding DUF2059 domain-containing protein: protein MNKVIVLVLSFMFVGFAHAYTDSQIETAEKLLVTMKVDEQMLGGFESMLPIVNQLADNLRLNDEETVELKNIYRDWFNNDLDREGLKRQIAVVYAQTFTVDEMEDVIRFFESPTGKKLVEKSPSLTQKGAQLGMNEAQNKQHLLLEKLTPFIEKHQAK, encoded by the coding sequence ATGAACAAAGTAATCGTACTGGTGTTGTCTTTTATGTTTGTAGGTTTTGCGCATGCGTATACTGATTCACAAATAGAAACAGCAGAAAAATTGTTAGTCACGATGAAAGTAGATGAACAAATGTTGGGTGGATTTGAAAGCATGCTTCCTATCGTCAATCAACTGGCTGACAATCTACGACTCAATGACGAAGAAACGGTTGAATTGAAGAACATTTATCGCGATTGGTTTAATAATGATTTAGACAGAGAAGGTCTCAAAAGACAGATTGCCGTTGTATATGCACAAACGTTTACTGTCGATGAAATGGAAGATGTTATTCGTTTCTTTGAAAGCCCAACAGGAAAAAAACTGGTGGAGAAATCGCCATCGTTGACGCAGAAAGGCGCTCAGTTGGGTATGAACGAAGCGCAAAATAAACAGCACTTATTGCTGGAAAAGCTGACGCCTTTCATTGAAAAACATCAAGCGAAATAG
- a CDS encoding DUF3604 domain-containing protein, translating to MNTRKLTQIAVAMAAGCITPLFLVSTAAAQISEKDVPKNPLKEAYFGEQHVHTGVSMDAFIAGNRLTPDDAYRFAQGEEIMVNGSMHKIKRPLDFVAVTDHSEFMGEAFSLMNKGAPGYDNKVAVAFREAPDLETALQLYGKYVLAPLAGGGDPHPEFFQGIEAIKSTWKKNFEATEKNYKPGKFTTIHAYEWTSAPGGSNQHRNVFFRDTNVPDMPFSSNDGADPEMLWAWMQTQRDEGKKVFAIPHNSNESKGLLFAEASLTGVPINKEYAKTRASMEPLIEMMQVKGNSEVVPNFWPNDEFADFENATSIQKFNGRGYVKENFVRYGLGRGIKYNSELGINPFKYGFVGGTDSHNGTPSNVEEDNYTVGSHGYADRNAEVRSKSMLEGEMLIADSNPGSLTAVWAESNTRSAIWDSMLAKETYATSGPRMKVRFFAGQGFASKYDSYETMVADGYKKGVPMGGDYKGKKAPQFLVWAMKDPIGPNLDRIQIIKGWYENGEMKDTIYNVAASGKRLKKDGSVTPIDAPINLKTGEFNAKKGDPELMTVWTDPNWDPKQEAFYYVRVLQLPTARWTLYDELRSGVKYPDDVKREIVERAWASPIWYEAK from the coding sequence ATGAACACCCGGAAGTTAACCCAAATTGCAGTTGCCATGGCGGCTGGCTGCATTACTCCTTTATTTCTCGTTTCAACCGCTGCAGCTCAAATATCTGAAAAAGACGTTCCTAAGAATCCATTAAAAGAAGCTTATTTTGGTGAACAACATGTCCACACAGGTGTTTCTATGGATGCTTTTATTGCGGGAAACAGACTCACACCTGATGACGCTTATCGCTTTGCTCAAGGCGAAGAGATCATGGTTAACGGTAGCATGCATAAAATTAAGCGCCCGTTGGACTTTGTTGCGGTGACTGACCACTCCGAATTTATGGGTGAAGCTTTCAGCCTCATGAACAAAGGTGCTCCGGGTTATGACAACAAGGTCGCTGTCGCTTTTCGTGAAGCGCCTGATCTTGAAACCGCATTACAACTTTACGGCAAATATGTTCTCGCTCCTTTAGCTGGCGGTGGAGACCCTCACCCTGAGTTCTTCCAAGGTATTGAAGCGATCAAATCCACATGGAAGAAAAACTTCGAAGCGACAGAGAAGAATTATAAGCCGGGCAAATTTACCACTATTCATGCTTATGAGTGGACTTCTGCTCCCGGCGGTTCAAACCAGCACCGAAATGTGTTTTTCCGTGATACCAATGTACCGGACATGCCCTTCTCCTCAAACGATGGTGCCGATCCGGAAATGCTTTGGGCGTGGATGCAAACCCAGCGAGATGAAGGTAAAAAAGTATTTGCTATTCCTCATAACTCCAATGAATCAAAAGGGTTATTGTTCGCAGAAGCAAGTCTAACTGGCGTACCGATTAACAAAGAATATGCGAAAACGCGCGCCAGCATGGAACCTCTAATCGAAATGATGCAGGTGAAAGGCAACTCCGAAGTGGTGCCGAATTTCTGGCCGAACGATGAGTTTGCGGACTTTGAAAATGCGACTTCAATCCAAAAATTCAATGGCCGTGGCTATGTGAAAGAAAACTTTGTTCGTTATGGGTTAGGGCGAGGCATTAAGTACAATTCTGAGCTGGGAATCAACCCATTCAAATACGGCTTTGTTGGTGGTACAGACAGCCATAACGGTACACCAAGTAATGTTGAGGAAGACAACTACACCGTGGGTAGCCATGGTTATGCAGATCGAAACGCTGAAGTTCGTTCGAAATCGATGCTCGAAGGGGAGATGTTGATTGCGGACTCTAATCCGGGTTCGTTAACCGCCGTTTGGGCGGAATCGAATACCCGAAGCGCTATCTGGGATTCAATGTTAGCCAAAGAAACCTACGCCACAAGTGGCCCAAGAATGAAGGTGCGTTTCTTTGCCGGTCAAGGTTTTGCCAGCAAATATGACAGCTATGAGACGATGGTTGCTGATGGCTACAAAAAAGGTGTGCCTATGGGTGGTGATTACAAAGGCAAAAAAGCACCGCAGTTTCTTGTTTGGGCGATGAAAGACCCAATTGGACCTAACCTAGATCGCATTCAGATTATCAAGGGTTGGTATGAAAATGGTGAAATGAAAGACACCATTTATAACGTGGCTGCTTCTGGCAAACGTTTGAAAAAAGATGGTTCGGTAACGCCAATTGACGCTCCAATTAACCTCAAAACTGGTGAATTCAACGCCAAAAAAGGTGATCCGGAGCTGATGACTGTATGGACTGACCCGAACTGGGATCCTAAACAGGAAGCATTTTACTACGTACGGGTGTTGCAACTGCCAACTGCACGCTGGACTTTATATGATGAGCTACGTTCAGGTGTGAAATATCCTGACGATGTTAAACGAGAGATTGTTGAACGCGCGTGGGCTTCACCAATTTGGTATGAGGCAAAGTAA
- a CDS encoding HupE/UreJ family protein yields MILRMMLKFLVCFALYIPFAHAHEIRPAYLQIDEQSANQYELLWKVPTNNGMVQNIRPVFDAGFTLTPMPGENVINGFVLFRYRLTGETSLAGSTISIENLNRTAMDALVNISLLDGSHYSLLLKPRENSAEIPKAETGWQLVFSYTRLGVEHILAGWDHLAFVAALMLIVSGWPMLFKTITAFTVAHSITLGLATLNYVSLPPPPVEALIALSIVLIAAEAIHLRKGKQTLASRWPWILAFTFGLLHGFGFAGALKEIGLPQSDIPLALLFFNVGVEMGQLLFIGALLSLIAIYRRFRDLPQRAPVFTAYCIGTLATFWLIERLDIMFISG; encoded by the coding sequence ATGATTTTACGCATGATGCTTAAATTTTTGGTTTGCTTTGCCTTGTATATTCCATTTGCACACGCGCATGAGATTCGCCCTGCTTATTTGCAAATTGATGAACAGAGCGCAAACCAATATGAGCTACTTTGGAAGGTTCCAACCAACAATGGTATGGTACAGAACATACGTCCGGTTTTTGATGCGGGATTTACGTTGACACCGATGCCCGGCGAAAACGTCATTAATGGTTTTGTTCTGTTTCGCTATCGTTTAACAGGGGAGACAAGCCTTGCTGGTTCTACGATTAGCATCGAAAACCTTAACCGCACTGCGATGGACGCGCTGGTTAACATCTCATTACTTGACGGTTCGCACTACAGTTTGTTGTTAAAGCCTCGCGAGAACTCAGCAGAAATACCAAAAGCAGAGACAGGTTGGCAGTTGGTTTTCTCTTACACTCGTTTAGGTGTGGAGCACATACTTGCAGGCTGGGATCATTTAGCATTTGTTGCGGCATTAATGTTGATTGTCAGTGGTTGGCCGATGTTGTTTAAAACCATTACGGCTTTTACTGTTGCACATTCGATTACTCTGGGACTTGCCACATTAAACTATGTATCTCTCCCGCCTCCACCTGTTGAAGCTTTGATCGCGTTGAGTATTGTTTTAATTGCTGCGGAAGCTATTCATCTCCGTAAGGGGAAACAGACACTGGCGAGTCGTTGGCCGTGGATTCTGGCTTTTACTTTTGGCTTGTTGCATGGCTTTGGTTTTGCTGGTGCGCTGAAAGAGATCGGCCTGCCACAGAGCGATATTCCATTAGCATTACTGTTTTTCAATGTTGGTGTTGAGATGGGACAGTTGTTGTTTATTGGAGCGTTGTTGTCTTTGATTGCGATTTATCGACGATTCCGAGACTTGCCACAAAGAGCGCCTGTGTTTACCGCTTATTGCATCGGAACACTAGCAACATTTTGGCTAATTGAACGTCTGGATATCATGTTTATCAGTGGGTAA
- a CDS encoding RNA methyltransferase → MTTESTAIIGLHNPKNPTNVGAVLRAAGCYNATQVRYNGTRYNRAAKFQTDTKHAHERIGLVEMEDLTSALADDVEIVCVELALGAVPLPHFTHPDKAIYVFGPEDGSLPQEVVDKAHHVVYVPTTGCMNLAATVNVVLYDRMAKTMGNIDHYQQVLANRDNKNRLIVKEGV, encoded by the coding sequence ATGACAACAGAGTCGACAGCCATTATTGGACTGCATAATCCTAAGAACCCAACCAATGTAGGCGCGGTATTGCGCGCAGCAGGTTGCTACAACGCAACTCAAGTTCGTTACAACGGAACACGCTATAACCGAGCTGCAAAGTTCCAAACCGATACCAAACATGCCCATGAGCGAATTGGATTGGTGGAGATGGAAGATCTCACTTCAGCGCTTGCTGATGATGTCGAGATCGTATGTGTTGAGCTGGCGCTTGGCGCCGTCCCACTCCCTCACTTCACTCACCCAGATAAAGCGATATACGTGTTCGGTCCAGAAGACGGCTCGTTGCCGCAAGAGGTGGTCGATAAAGCCCATCATGTGGTCTATGTTCCGACTACGGGCTGCATGAACCTTGCTGCGACGGTCAATGTTGTGCTGTATGACCGTATGGCAAAAACCATGGGTAACATCGATCACTACCAGCAAGTGTTGGCAAACCGAGACAATAAGAACAGATTGATAGTGAAAGAAGGTGTTTAG
- a CDS encoding nitrogen fixation protein NifQ has translation MMDNVIQDYWQPILESYKRGETALPLYMGLNQNGYDALLLAMGLESLPLSREAEEKLRLRLELMNMRIGELEELERLLVESINPDVTFGSEMVTVLASACLGSQHLWRDLGMPERPRLTALFRDYFPSLHAKNVNNMRWKRFLYRQLCENGGDYVCRSPSCEECASYSECYDLSAK, from the coding sequence ATGATGGATAACGTCATTCAAGACTATTGGCAGCCAATACTAGAGAGCTATAAACGGGGTGAAACCGCCCTGCCTCTCTACATGGGTTTAAACCAGAACGGATACGACGCTCTATTGTTAGCCATGGGCTTAGAATCCCTTCCTCTTTCACGAGAGGCGGAAGAGAAACTCCGGCTACGATTAGAGCTGATGAATATGCGGATCGGTGAGTTGGAAGAACTTGAAAGGCTGTTGGTTGAGTCGATTAATCCAGACGTTACTTTTGGCAGCGAAATGGTCACCGTCTTAGCCAGTGCTTGTTTGGGCAGCCAACATTTATGGCGAGATTTAGGCATGCCGGAACGTCCTCGCCTAACGGCTCTGTTTCGAGACTACTTCCCGTCACTTCATGCCAAAAACGTCAACAACATGCGCTGGAAACGCTTCTTGTATCGCCAATTGTGTGAAAACGGAGGCGACTATGTGTGCCGCTCACCAAGTTGCGAAGAGTGCGCCAGTTACTCAGAGTGTTATGATTTGTCCGCAAAGTAG
- a CDS encoding peptidyl-prolyl cis-trans isomerase yields MIKKMIREPLVHFVVLGGLLFSAWSWVNPSDSAENDQNTIVIDQSRLDHLETLWKAQWKRDPAPEDVAAIIDRHLRQEVFYREALRMGLDQDDDIIRTRLAQKMEAVASDLSTLMKPPTEDDLKAFYKQRSDLFTLPSALAFEQVLYLPSEANKQQMDSTLVKLNAGGEIPQDRLRKLGVPAEWQLTSVRALDNAFGGEFSASLMEQPVGEWVGPIHSRLGFHLVKVNENEPSHVAPYEEIKEYVAQQYQYYAVIDAQKNMFQELLNKYQVQISANNVPEQVMQEYGQP; encoded by the coding sequence ATGATTAAAAAAATGATTAGAGAGCCGCTGGTTCACTTTGTTGTATTGGGTGGATTACTGTTCTCAGCTTGGTCTTGGGTTAATCCTTCTGATTCAGCAGAGAACGATCAGAACACCATTGTTATTGATCAAAGCCGTCTCGACCACTTAGAGACACTTTGGAAGGCACAGTGGAAGCGAGATCCCGCGCCAGAAGATGTGGCGGCGATTATTGATCGCCATTTGCGCCAAGAAGTCTTTTATCGTGAAGCATTACGTATGGGGCTAGATCAAGACGATGACATTATTCGCACTCGTTTAGCTCAGAAAATGGAGGCCGTTGCGAGTGATTTAAGCACTTTGATGAAGCCGCCGACTGAGGATGATCTCAAAGCGTTTTATAAGCAACGTTCAGATCTTTTTACTTTGCCTTCAGCGTTAGCGTTTGAACAAGTGCTGTATCTACCTTCTGAAGCGAATAAACAGCAGATGGACAGTACGTTGGTCAAACTGAATGCTGGTGGTGAAATACCACAAGATAGGTTGAGAAAACTGGGTGTTCCCGCTGAATGGCAGCTTACTTCTGTGCGGGCGTTAGATAACGCATTTGGTGGTGAATTCTCTGCATCTCTAATGGAGCAGCCTGTCGGTGAATGGGTGGGTCCTATCCATTCTAGGCTAGGATTTCATTTAGTGAAAGTGAATGAGAATGAGCCTTCACATGTCGCGCCCTATGAGGAGATAAAAGAATATGTAGCGCAGCAATATCAATACTACGCCGTAATTGATGCTCAAAAAAATATGTTTCAGGAGTTGTTGAATAAGTATCAGGTTCAAATCAGCGCTAACAATGTTCCTGAGCAAGTAATGCAGGAGTATGGCCAGCCATGA